Proteins from a genomic interval of Acomys russatus chromosome 19, mAcoRus1.1, whole genome shotgun sequence:
- the Gal3st4 gene encoding galactose-3-O-sulfotransferase 4 isoform X2, translated as MKLRRPRSLGVALGVFMTIGFGLQLLGGPFQRRITGLQLPQSWIPSLRPTIKSCLARQQLVFLKTHKSGSSSVLNLLHRYGDKQGLRFALPTHYQFGYPKLFQASKVKGYHPQSSETQKPFHILCHHMRFNLKEVLRVMPSDSFFFSIVRDPAALARSAFSYYKSTSSAFRKAPSLAAFLANPRAFYRPGARGNHYARNLLWFDFGLPFPPETKTMRMIPHLPRDPNAFQLHTVPSGAGLRPLFQTITTAAANYEQPSSLAFSAFEPPSFIQWGLAWLDSVFDLVMVAEYFDESLVLLADALCWSLDDVVGFMHNAQAGSEQRLSAANKTAGTGEDRQLTARARAWNNLDWALYVHFNRSLWARIEQYGRSRLQRAVAELQARREALAKRCLMGGEALDPKYITDVRLRPFQFGSAKVLGYVLQSGLNQKDQEECERLATPELQYKDKLDAKQFPPTVSRPLRT; from the exons ATGAAGCTCCGGAGGCCTCGGAGCCTGGGGGTGGCTCTGGGAGTCTTTATGACCATCGGATTTGGCCTCCAGCTCTTGGGGGGACCATTCCAGAGGAG GATAACTGGGCTACAGCTCCCACAGTCCTGGATCCCTTCCCTCAGACCAACTATCAAGTCTTGCCTAGCCCGCCAGCAACTTGTGTTCTTGAAGACACACAAATCTGGGAGCAGCTCTGTGCTCAACCTCCTTCATCGCTACGGGGACAAGCAGGGACTACGTTTTGCCCTCCCCACCCACTACCAGTTTGGCTACCCAAAGCTTTTCCAGGCCTCTAAGGTCAAAGGCTACCATCCTCAGAGTTCAGAGACCCAGAAGCCTTTCCATATCCTCTGCCATCACATGAGGTTCAACCTGAAAGAG GTGCTCCGGGTCATgccttctgatagcttcttcttttccattgTCCGAGATCCGGCGGCTCTAGCCCGCTCTGCTTTCTCCTATTACAAATCCACCTCATCGGCTTTCCGGAAGGCACCGTCTTTGGCTGCTTTCCTAGCCAATCCTCGAGCCTTCTACAGACCCGGGGCCCGTGGGAACCACTACGCCCGAAACTTACTATGGTTTGACTTCGGTTTGCCCTTCCCCCCAGAGACGAAGACCATGAGAATGATTCCCCATCTCCCCAGAGACCCCAACGCCTTCCAGCTACATACCGTACCTTCCGGCGCTGGCCTGAGACCTCTCTTCCAAACTATTACCACGGCTGCTGCTAATTACGAGCAGCCGTCCAGCCTTGCCTTTTCAGCTTTCGAGCCCCCATCTTTTATCCAGTGGGGTCTGGCCTGGTTGGACTCTGTCTTTGACCTGGTCATGGTGGCGGAGTACTTTGATGAATCCCTGGTCCTGTTGGCAGATGCTCTGTGCTGGAGTCTGGACGATGTGGTGGGCTTCATGCACAACGCCCAGGCCGGCAGTGAGCAGAGGCTCAGCGCTGCCAATAAAACTGCGGGGACTGGTGAAGATCGGCAGCTGACCGCAAGGGCCCGAGCTTGGAATAACCTAGACTGGGCTCTTTATGTTCACTTCAACCGTAGTCTGTGGGCACGGATAGAACAATACGGCCGGAGTCGGCTGCAACGTGCTGTGGCTGAGCTCCAGGCCCGAAGAGAAGCTCTGGCAAAACGTTGTCTGATGGGGGGTGAGGCTTTAGACCCCAAATACATCACCGATGTAAGGCTCCGTCCTTTCCAGTTTGGTTCGGCTAAGGTATTGGGCTATGTACTTCAGAGCGGACTGAACCAGAAAGACCAGGAGGAATGTGAACGCTTGGCTACGCCTGAGCTACAGTATAAAGACAAACTTGATGCCAAGCAGTTTCCCCCTACAGTCTCCCGGCCTCTCAGGACCTAA
- the Gal3st4 gene encoding galactose-3-O-sulfotransferase 4 isoform X1, which produces MAWIMKLRRPRSLGVALGVFMTIGFGLQLLGGPFQRRITGLQLPQSWIPSLRPTIKSCLARQQLVFLKTHKSGSSSVLNLLHRYGDKQGLRFALPTHYQFGYPKLFQASKVKGYHPQSSETQKPFHILCHHMRFNLKEVLRVMPSDSFFFSIVRDPAALARSAFSYYKSTSSAFRKAPSLAAFLANPRAFYRPGARGNHYARNLLWFDFGLPFPPETKTMRMIPHLPRDPNAFQLHTVPSGAGLRPLFQTITTAAANYEQPSSLAFSAFEPPSFIQWGLAWLDSVFDLVMVAEYFDESLVLLADALCWSLDDVVGFMHNAQAGSEQRLSAANKTAGTGEDRQLTARARAWNNLDWALYVHFNRSLWARIEQYGRSRLQRAVAELQARREALAKRCLMGGEALDPKYITDVRLRPFQFGSAKVLGYVLQSGLNQKDQEECERLATPELQYKDKLDAKQFPPTVSRPLRT; this is translated from the exons ATGGCCTG gATCATGAAGCTCCGGAGGCCTCGGAGCCTGGGGGTGGCTCTGGGAGTCTTTATGACCATCGGATTTGGCCTCCAGCTCTTGGGGGGACCATTCCAGAGGAG GATAACTGGGCTACAGCTCCCACAGTCCTGGATCCCTTCCCTCAGACCAACTATCAAGTCTTGCCTAGCCCGCCAGCAACTTGTGTTCTTGAAGACACACAAATCTGGGAGCAGCTCTGTGCTCAACCTCCTTCATCGCTACGGGGACAAGCAGGGACTACGTTTTGCCCTCCCCACCCACTACCAGTTTGGCTACCCAAAGCTTTTCCAGGCCTCTAAGGTCAAAGGCTACCATCCTCAGAGTTCAGAGACCCAGAAGCCTTTCCATATCCTCTGCCATCACATGAGGTTCAACCTGAAAGAG GTGCTCCGGGTCATgccttctgatagcttcttcttttccattgTCCGAGATCCGGCGGCTCTAGCCCGCTCTGCTTTCTCCTATTACAAATCCACCTCATCGGCTTTCCGGAAGGCACCGTCTTTGGCTGCTTTCCTAGCCAATCCTCGAGCCTTCTACAGACCCGGGGCCCGTGGGAACCACTACGCCCGAAACTTACTATGGTTTGACTTCGGTTTGCCCTTCCCCCCAGAGACGAAGACCATGAGAATGATTCCCCATCTCCCCAGAGACCCCAACGCCTTCCAGCTACATACCGTACCTTCCGGCGCTGGCCTGAGACCTCTCTTCCAAACTATTACCACGGCTGCTGCTAATTACGAGCAGCCGTCCAGCCTTGCCTTTTCAGCTTTCGAGCCCCCATCTTTTATCCAGTGGGGTCTGGCCTGGTTGGACTCTGTCTTTGACCTGGTCATGGTGGCGGAGTACTTTGATGAATCCCTGGTCCTGTTGGCAGATGCTCTGTGCTGGAGTCTGGACGATGTGGTGGGCTTCATGCACAACGCCCAGGCCGGCAGTGAGCAGAGGCTCAGCGCTGCCAATAAAACTGCGGGGACTGGTGAAGATCGGCAGCTGACCGCAAGGGCCCGAGCTTGGAATAACCTAGACTGGGCTCTTTATGTTCACTTCAACCGTAGTCTGTGGGCACGGATAGAACAATACGGCCGGAGTCGGCTGCAACGTGCTGTGGCTGAGCTCCAGGCCCGAAGAGAAGCTCTGGCAAAACGTTGTCTGATGGGGGGTGAGGCTTTAGACCCCAAATACATCACCGATGTAAGGCTCCGTCCTTTCCAGTTTGGTTCGGCTAAGGTATTGGGCTATGTACTTCAGAGCGGACTGAACCAGAAAGACCAGGAGGAATGTGAACGCTTGGCTACGCCTGAGCTACAGTATAAAGACAAACTTGATGCCAAGCAGTTTCCCCCTACAGTCTCCCGGCCTCTCAGGACCTAA
- the Gpc2 gene encoding glypican-2, whose product MSALRPLLLLLLPLCPGPGPGRGSEAKVVRSCAETRQVLGARGYSLNLIPPSLISGEHLQICPQEYTCCSSETEQKLIRDAEVTFRGLVEDSGSFLIHTLAARHRKFNEFFREMLSISQHSLAQLFSHSYGRLYSQHAIIFNSLFSGLRDYYEKSGEGLDDTLADFWAQLLERAFPLLHPQYSFPPDFLLCLTRLTSTADGSLQPFGDSPRRLRLQITRALVAARALVQGLETGRNVVSDALKVPVLEGCRQALMRLIGCPLCRGVPSLMPCRGFCLNVAHGCLSSRGLEPEWGGYLDGLLLLAEKLQGPFSFELAAESIGVKISEGLMHLQENSVKVSAKVFQECGTPHPVQSRNRRAPASREEASRSWRASAEEERPTTAAGTNLHRLVWELRERLSRVRGFWAGLPVTVCGDSRMAADLSQEAAPCWTGVGRGRYLSPVVVGSLNEQLRNPELDTSDPDVPTRRRRLHLRAATARMKAAALGQDLDMRDADEDASGSGGGQQYADDWKAGAAPVVPPARPPRPPRPPRRDSLGVKGGSGSARYNQGRSRNLGSSIALHSPVSVVLFPAALTLLGLR is encoded by the exons ATGTCTGCCCTGCGACCTCTCCTTCTATTGCTGCTCCCTCTGTGTCCCGGTCCAGGACCGGGGCGTGGGAGTGAGGCAAAGGTCGTCCGGAGTTGTGCAGAGACTCGGCAGGTGCTGGGAGCCCGGGGATACAGTTTAAACctaatccctccctccctcatctcag gtGAGCACCTTCAGATCTGTCCTCAGGAGTACACCTGCTGTTCCAGTGAGACGGAGCAGAAGTTGATCAGGGATGCAGAGGTCACGTTCCGTGGCCTGGTGGAGGACAGTGGCTCCTTCTTGATTCACACACTGGCCGCCCGGCACAGAAAGTTTAATG AGTTCTTTCGGGAGATGCTGTCTATATCCCAGCATTCTTTGGCCCAGCTCTTCTCGCATTCCTATGGccgcctgtattcccagcacgcCATCATCTTCAATAGTCTGTTCTCTGGCCTGCGTGACTACTACGAGAAGTCTGGCGAGGGGCTGGATGACACCTTGGCGGATTTCTGGGCACAGCTCCTGGAGAGAGCTTTCCCTTTGCTGCACCCACAGTACAGCTTCCCTCCTGACTTCCTGCTCTGCCTTACTCGCCTCACTTCAACCGCCGACGGCTCCCTGCAGCCCTTCGGGGACTCGCCCCGCCGCCTCCGCCTACAG ATAACCCGGGCACTGGTGGCAGCCCGGGCCTTGGTCCAGGGTCTGGAGACTGGAAGAAATGTGGTCAGTGACGCGCTTAAG GTGCCCGTGTTGGAAGGCTGCAGGCAGGCCCTGATGCGTCTGATCGGCTGCCCACTTTGTCGGGGAGTCCCCTCGCTCATGCCCTGCAGGGGCTTCTGCCTCAATGTGGCCCATGGCTGCCTCAGCAGCAGGGGACTGGAGCCTGAATGGGGCGGATATCTGG ATGGTCTCCTGCTGCTGGCTGAGAAACTCCAGGGACCCTTTTCCTTTGAACTGGCTGCTGAGTCCATTGGGGTGAAGATCTCAGAGGGCTTGATGCATCTGCAGGAAAACAGCGTTAAGGTGTCGGCCAAG GTGTTTCAGGAATGCGGGACGCCCCATCCGGTGCAATCCCGCAACCGGCGGGCACCAGCATCCAGAGAGGAGGCAAGCCGGTCGTGGAGGGCGTCGGCTGAGGAAGAACGGCCCACGACTGCTGCGGGCACTAATTTGCACCGTCTG GTGTGGGAGCTCCGCGAGAGACTTAGCCGAGTGCGGGGCTTCTGGGCTGGACTGCCGGTGACTGTGTGTGGGGACTCCCGCATGGCAGCGGATCTCTCGCAGGAGGCGGCACCCTGCTGGACTGGAGTTGGGAGAGGCCG GTATCTGTCGCCTGTGGTTGTGGGCTCCTTGAACGAGCAGCTCCGCAACCCTGAGTTGGATACCTCGGATCCTGACGTCCCGACGCGGCGGCGGAGGCTACATCTCCGAGCGGCTACTGCTCGAATGAAGGCGGCTGCGCTGGGTCAGGACCTTGACATGCGCGATGCCG ACGAAGACGCCAGTGGCTCCGGAGGTGGGCAGCAGTATGCAGATGACTGGAAAGCTGGGGCAGCACCAGTGGTTCCCCCAGCCAGGCCGCCAAGGCCACCTCGTCCTCCTCGAAGGGACAGTCTTGGGGTCAAAGGAGGAAGTGGCAGTGCCAGATATAACCAGGGCAGAAGCAGGAATCTGGGATCATCTATTGCTCTCCATAGCCCAGTCAGCGTTGTTCTTTTCCCTGCAGCTCTGACCCTGCTTGGACTTCGATAA